From the genome of Apodemus sylvaticus chromosome 3, mApoSyl1.1, whole genome shotgun sequence, one region includes:
- the Arhgef39 gene encoding rho guanine nucleotide exchange factor 39 codes for MENQGSAACCPVLQQRARWERKRVCTARELLETERRYQEQLGLVATYFLRILKAKGTLRPPERQTLFGTWELIYAASLELLPYLEEGQWGPGLQGFCPHLELYTQYAANAERSQTTLQEQLKKSKRFRRFVKLQEGRPEFGGLQLQDLLPLPLQRLQQYENLVVALAENTVPNSPDYQQLTRAARLVSETAQKVQAIGQNQKNDQHLLRVQALLSGRKAKGLTAGRWFLRQGWLLVVPPAGEPRPRMFFLFSDVLLMAKPRPPLHLLKSGTFVCRALYPMSQCQLSRVFGHSGGPCGGLLSLSFPREKLLLMSTDQEELSQWYHSLTLAVRSQKSSTHRSDSAT; via the exons AGCGTGCTCGTTGGGAACGGAAACGTGTCTGCACCGCTCGGGAGCTGCTGGAGACCGAGCGGCGCTACCAGGAACAACTGGGGCTGGTGGCCACG TACTTCCTGCGGATCCTGAAAGCCAAAGGGACGCTACGACCACCAGAGCGCCAGACCCTGTTTGGGACCTGGGAGCTCATCTATGCCGCCAGCCT AGAGCTGCTTCCCTATTTGGAAGAAGGACAATGGGGGCCTGGGCTACAGGGCTTCTGCCCCCACCTGGAGCTCTACACCCAATATGCTGCCAACGCAGAGAGGTCTCAGACTACCCTTCAG GAGCAGCTGAAGAAGAGTAAGCGTTTTCGGAGGTTCGTGAAACTTCAGGAAGGTCGCCCTGAATTTGGGGGTCTTCAGCTCCAGGACCTGCTCCCTCTACCTCTGCAACGGCTCCAACA GTACGAGAATCTTGTCGTGGCTTTGGCTGAAAACACAGTTCCCAACAGCCCTGACTACCAGCAGCTCACAC GGGCTGCCCGCCTGGTGAGTGAGACTGCGCAGAAGGTCCAGGCTATCGGCCAGAATCAGAAGAACGACCAGCATCTGCTGCGCGTGCAGGCTCTGCTCAGCGGACGCAAGGCGAAAGGGCTCACCGCAG GACGCTGGTTCCTGCGACAGGGTTGGCTTCTAGTGGTGCCTCCCGCTGGAGAGCCTCGGCCCCGGatgttcttccttttctctgatgTGCTCCTCATGGCCAAGCCTCGGCCCCCACTGCACCTGCTGAAGAGTGGCACCTTTGTCTGTAGAGCCCTGTACCCTATGTCCCAGTGTCAACTAAGCAGGGTCTTTGGCCATTCAGGAGGACCTTGTGGTGGATTGCTCAGT CTGTCCTTTCCCCGTGAGAAACTACTGCTTATGTCTACTGACCAGGAGGAGCTGTCACAATGGTACCACAGCCTGACTCTGGCTGTTAG aagccagaagagctcGACCCACAGAAGTGACTCTGCAACATGA